A stretch of Halichondria panicea chromosome 1, odHalPani1.1, whole genome shotgun sequence DNA encodes these proteins:
- the LOC135339303 gene encoding uncharacterized protein LOC135339303, which yields MDDYTSLTFLLFVGTFTIAVKAQQFTIEPESVVQAEGLLAEFECLSPGALTHPWFVNGIESTSPDFSSEIKVAGGTSGLPSVLTIPASLQFNSSVVQCAAVSVTGGVLSRNATLKVERVSIEVLNDETITVSVTNNFTINILSYHVDIFLTTLGTNEMVTLPPLNGIQNQTQFNYGQPDNHTVCDIFTFTVTPISELGMEGRSSEPVIYFFTAIRDNNNVTSLISQGGNVLMKIVHLSGMVPNCTNFTSYQLTSDILAPINKTIEDPHMISFSLPTDQIINISVTLTSITGVRLIFKDMLIRTTDVQNLIVDVCPKENCANIEYVEGTLSPGALLCVIRIIDGELDFPSTRLVPIRRNMSDNFTIPVTVSGNYSVVAFDLENNNLSVPRIPISIAANDETIFLLNKSSTEPNFPPNSKDITVTKLSNGSAEVTCTITGQSCLALFQSTNSPTSLDPMVMIGFIEPPNDRTTVTLDATSDIYVVVYTWNSDSSETIFDGKVSFISPLPTRVPDSTEFGSLPILIADIITVAVVLLLLVVIVTIVAVVIVKRKRSRFTESNGRVDWSSTFAGIEQPNEAYAPVLKRNIAYEQTKKPWGQRIDDSQAPATTEGEYASIEPVHVYEDVLPQGKASRININL from the exons ATGGATGATTACACTAGTTTGACATTTCTTCTATTTGTGGGGACGTTCACCATAGCTGTAAAAG CCCAACAGTTTACAATTGAGCCTGAGTCAGTGGTACAAGCCGAGGGATTATTGGCAGAGTTTGAGTGCCTGTCTCCTGGAGCACTAACTCATCCTTGGTTTGTGAATGGCATTGAGTCTACAAGCCCTGACTTCTCATCTGAAATCAAAGTAGCTGGAGGCACTTCAGGTCTTCCCTCAGTGTTAACTATCCCAGCTAGCTTACAGTTCAACAGCAGTGTCGTTCAGTGTGCAGCCGTTTCAGTGACTGGTGGAGTCTTATCAAGGAATGCAACGTTGAAAGTTG AGCGTGTATCTATTGAAGTGCTGAATGATGAAACCATTACCGTCTCTGTGACCAATAACTTCACAATAAATATCCTCTCCTATCATGTGGACATCTTTCTCACTACTCTGGGCACCAATGAGATGGTTACACTCCCTCCTCTAAATGGGATTCAAAATCAAACACAGTTTAATTACGGGCAACCTGATAACCACACTGTCTGTGATATATTCACCTTCACTGTGACTCCAATTAGCGAGTTAGGAATGGAAGGAAGATCCAGTGAACCAGTAATTTACTTCTTTACAGCAATTAGAG ATAATAACAATGTCACTTCCCTCATCAGTCAGGGAGGAAATGTGTTGATGAAAATAGTACATCTCAGTGGTATG GTACCCAACTGTACCAACTTCACCTCCTACCAATTGACCTCTGACATATTGGCACCCATCAATAAGACCATCGAAGACCCCCACATGATAAGTTTCTCTCTTCCCACTGACCAGATAATCAACATCTCTGTGACACTTACTTCGATCACGGGTGTACGTCTCATATTCAAGGACATGCTAATCA GAACAACTGATGTTCAAAATTTGATTGTGGACGTTTGCCCTAAAGAAAACTGTGCAAATATTGAGTATGTTGAAGGTACCCTCTCTCCCGGAGCTCTTCTCTGTGTGATACGTATCATTGATGGAGAGTTGGATTTTCCAAGCACAAGACTAGTGCCAATTCGACGGAATATGAGTGACAATTTTACCATCCCGGTGACTGTTAGTGGAAATTACAGTGTGGTTGCATTTGACCTTGAGAACAACAATTTGAGTGTACCAAGAATCCCCATTTCTATAGCGGCCAACGATGAAACTATATTTTTGCTCAATA AATCTTCCACTGAACCAAATTTTCCACCTAATTCTAAGGACATCACTGTCACTAAACTATCGAATGGGAGTGCTGAAGTAACCTGCACTATCACTGGCCAGAGTTGTCTAGCATTGTTTCAATCTACAAACTCTCCAACCTCTCTTGATCCGATGGTGATGATTGGTTTTATTGAACCACCTAATGACAGAACCACTGTCACTCTTGATGCCACTTCCGATATTTATGTGGTAGTGTACACTTGGAACAGTGATTCTAGTGAGACCATCTTTGATGGGAAGGTATCCTTCATCA GTCCTCTCCCTACACGAGTACCTGACAGTACAGAGTTTGGATCTCTGCCCATACTAATAGCAG ATATCATCACTGTGGCTGTGGTACTGCTTCTCCTGGTAGTCATTGTAACTATAGTAGCCGTAGTTATTGTGAAGAGAAAACGAAGCCGTTTTACAGAATCAAATGGGAGAGTGGATTGGTCATCAACATTTGCAGGAATTGAGCAGCCCAACGAAGCTTATGCTCCAGTACTCAAGAGGAACATTGCCTATGAGCAAACAAAGAAACCATGGGGACAGAGGATCGATGACTCACAAGCCCCGGCAACAACAGAGGGAGAGTATGCCAGCATTGAGCCAGTTCATGTGTACGAAGATGTGTTGCCTCAGGGAAAAGCAAGTCGTATTAACATTAACTTATAG
- the LOC135339659 gene encoding uncharacterized protein LOC135339659 isoform X1, which translates to MELVAAIASQTTALCIVVGLFLTITVIEAQKFTIEPESVIQAEGLLAKFECLSPGASGYPWFVDGTPSVSPDFSSEIKVAGGTSGRPSVLTIPASSQFNNSVIQCAAFSLSGAVLFSRIAILTVERVILEVLNGETKITVSVMNNFTMNNLAYRVDISLVPLVTNEMVALPPLNGIQNQVQFNYQQLKNHTVCDIFSFTVTPITSESRMEGNQSEPVTGFFTQVTGSNVIPLISNVLKKIVHLGGMVPNCTNFTSYQVTTDILVPINKTIEDPQMINFLLPTDQIINISVTLTSIMGVGLIFKDMLIRTTDVQNLIVDVCPKENCASIEYVEGSFSPGALVCEIRIIDGELDFQSMRLVPIRRNMSNNFTIPVAVSGKYSVVAFDLENNNMSVPRMPISIVADDESTVLSNESSTEPSSPPNSELSLNYQMEVLKCPALPLARVV; encoded by the exons ATGGAGTTGGTGGCAGCTATAGCAAGTCAGACAACTGCCTTGTGCATTGTAGTTGGGCTATTTCTTACAATCACAGTTATTGAAG CCCAAAAGTTTACAATTGAGCCCGAGTCAGTGATACAAGCCGAGGGATTATTGGCAAAGTTTGAGTGCCTGTCTCCTGGAGCATCAGGTTATCCTTGGTTCGTGGACGGCACACCGTCTGTAAGCCCTGACTTTTCATCTGAAATCAAAGTAGCTGGAGGTACTTCAGGTCGTCCCTCAGTGCTGACCATCCCAGCTAGCTCACAGTTCAACAACAGTGTCATTCAGTGTGCAGCATTTTCACTGAGTGGTGCAGTGTTGTTCTCAAGGATTGCAATATTGACAGTTG AGCGTGTAATTCTTGAGGTGTTGAATGGTGAAACCAAAATTACTGTCTCCGTAATGAATAATTTCACTATGAATAACCTCGCCTATCGTGTGGACATCTCCCTGGTGCCTCTGGTCACCAATGAGATGGTTGCACTTCCTCCTCTAAATGGGATTCAAAATCAAGTGCAGTTTAATTATCAACAACTTAAGAACCACACTGTCTGTGATATATTCTCCTTCACTGTAACTCCAATTACTTCTGAGTCAAGAATGGAAGGAAATCAGAGTGAACCAGTCACTGGGTTCTTTACACAAGTAACAG GTAGTAATGTCATTCCTCTCATCAGTAATGTGTTGAAGAAAATAGTACATCTCGGTGGTATG GTACCAAACTGTACCAACTTCACCTCTTACCAAGTTACCACTGACATATTGGTACCCATCAATAAGACCATCGAAGACCCCCAAATGATAAATTTCCTGCTTCCCACTGACCAGATAATCAACATCTCTGTGACACTTACTTCGATCATGGGTGTGGGCCTCATATTCAAGGACATGCTAATCA GAACAACTGATGTTCAAAACTTGATTGTGGACGTTTGCCCTAAAGAAAACTGTGCAAGTATTGAGTATGTTGAAGGTTCCTTCTCTCCCGGAGCTCTTGTGTGTGAGATACGTATCATTGATGGAGAGTTGGATTTTCAAAGCATGAGATTAGTGCCAATTCGACGGAATATGAGTAACAATTTTACCATCCCGGTGGCTGTTAGTGGAAAGTACAGCGTGGTTGCATTTGACCTTGAGAACAACAATATGAGTGTACCAAGAATGCCCATTTCTATAGTGGCCGACGATGAAAGTACGGTTTTGAGCAATG AATCTTCCACTGAACCAAGTTCTCCACCTAATTCTGAACTGTCACTAAACTATCAAATGGAAGTGCTGAAGTGTCCTGCACTACCTCTGGCCAGAGTTGTCTAG
- the LOC135339659 gene encoding uncharacterized protein LOC135339659 isoform X2, producing MELVAAIASQTTALCIVVGLFLTITVIEAQKFTIEPESVIQAEGLLAKFECLSPGASGYPWFVDGTPSVSPDFSSEIKVAGGTSGRPSVLTIPASSQFNNSVIQCAAFSLSGAVLFSRIAILTVERVILEVLNGETKITVSVMNNFTMNNLAYRVDISLVPLVTNEMVALPPLNGIQNQVQFNYQQLKNHTVCDIFSFTVTPITSESRMEGNQSEPVTGFFTQVTGSNVIPLISNVLKKIVHLGGMVPNCTNFTSYQVTTDILVPINKTIEDPQMINFLLPTDQIINISVTLTSIMGVGLIFKDMLIRTTDVQNLIVDVCPKENCASIEYVEGSFSPGALVCEIRIIDGELDFQSMRLVPIRRNMSNNFTIPVAVSGKYSVVAFDLENNNMSVPRMPISIVADDESTVLSNDCLTRDQLS from the exons ATGGAGTTGGTGGCAGCTATAGCAAGTCAGACAACTGCCTTGTGCATTGTAGTTGGGCTATTTCTTACAATCACAGTTATTGAAG CCCAAAAGTTTACAATTGAGCCCGAGTCAGTGATACAAGCCGAGGGATTATTGGCAAAGTTTGAGTGCCTGTCTCCTGGAGCATCAGGTTATCCTTGGTTCGTGGACGGCACACCGTCTGTAAGCCCTGACTTTTCATCTGAAATCAAAGTAGCTGGAGGTACTTCAGGTCGTCCCTCAGTGCTGACCATCCCAGCTAGCTCACAGTTCAACAACAGTGTCATTCAGTGTGCAGCATTTTCACTGAGTGGTGCAGTGTTGTTCTCAAGGATTGCAATATTGACAGTTG AGCGTGTAATTCTTGAGGTGTTGAATGGTGAAACCAAAATTACTGTCTCCGTAATGAATAATTTCACTATGAATAACCTCGCCTATCGTGTGGACATCTCCCTGGTGCCTCTGGTCACCAATGAGATGGTTGCACTTCCTCCTCTAAATGGGATTCAAAATCAAGTGCAGTTTAATTATCAACAACTTAAGAACCACACTGTCTGTGATATATTCTCCTTCACTGTAACTCCAATTACTTCTGAGTCAAGAATGGAAGGAAATCAGAGTGAACCAGTCACTGGGTTCTTTACACAAGTAACAG GTAGTAATGTCATTCCTCTCATCAGTAATGTGTTGAAGAAAATAGTACATCTCGGTGGTATG GTACCAAACTGTACCAACTTCACCTCTTACCAAGTTACCACTGACATATTGGTACCCATCAATAAGACCATCGAAGACCCCCAAATGATAAATTTCCTGCTTCCCACTGACCAGATAATCAACATCTCTGTGACACTTACTTCGATCATGGGTGTGGGCCTCATATTCAAGGACATGCTAATCA GAACAACTGATGTTCAAAACTTGATTGTGGACGTTTGCCCTAAAGAAAACTGTGCAAGTATTGAGTATGTTGAAGGTTCCTTCTCTCCCGGAGCTCTTGTGTGTGAGATACGTATCATTGATGGAGAGTTGGATTTTCAAAGCATGAGATTAGTGCCAATTCGACGGAATATGAGTAACAATTTTACCATCCCGGTGGCTGTTAGTGGAAAGTACAGCGTGGTTGCATTTGACCTTGAGAACAACAATATGAGTGTACCAAGAATGCCCATTTCTATAGTGGCCGACGATGAAAGTACGGTTTTGAGCAATG ATTGCCTCACACGAGATCAACTTTCATGA
- the LOC135339198 gene encoding uncharacterized protein LOC135339198: MMDKSLTMLTSFTFLFMAGSFIIAVKAQFTVQPLSVERAEGLEAVFRCQYQAEGVTVTYDWVINNTILETDTETVRARRPSSPGGPATLTVLATPEHNNSVVQCVATIRNGIVTVRSEVSTTATLTVRATIITDVLTAPNTITVMWNALLLTNYCVNINRTTLNSTQTAVLDSVCGLANEYIFTYSNPISVCDRFSFTVTPTEGEMRGTTSEPVTGFFTRAEGSGERRRIRENGGNKLVEFEATIPSCTRFTRYSVNSDLLTPSISRSITDPLFDGSLSFSLPTDKMIEYSVTLTDENGIDLVFGNISISTFDVQDLLVSECPGGGGICVSIEYVEGTISPGALVCAVHIIDEILDFANVKLVTIPRNSIENFTIPVRSGEYKVIAFDLENTKLPRMPISMVALSLDIIVNSTGEGTSPPPSEVVSATNLSNGDLEVTFSDSARNCLVLFQPILDRVLRVVDFINTSESSTVVVVRKDTFGDGYVVVYSWNSSQSIFEGEVSLIIQLDPPTSAPTTPPTFDPQTDPPPPDMESLPTSVIAAAAIAGLVTLLLLVVTAVGTVVVILRKRRQNEVEVPESDGRVDWSSTFPGIEQPNEAYAPVLKKNIAYEQTKKPRRQRIDDSQAPATTEGQYESIEPVHEYEDVLPQGKASRANYVNVN; the protein is encoded by the exons ATGATGGACAAGAGTTTGACAATGTTGACATCTTTCACTTTTCTTTTTATGGCAGGGTCATTCATCATAGCTGTAAAAG CTCAGTTCACAGTGCAGCCATTGTCAGTGGAGAGAGCCGAGGGACTGGAGGCTGTGTTCAGGTGTCAGTATCAAGCGGAGGGAGTGACTGTTACTTATGATTGGGTAATAAACAATACCATACTCGAAACAGATACAGAAACTGTTAGAGCACGTCGACCTTCATCTCCTGGTGGACCAGCCACACTGACAGTCTTGGCCACTCCAGAGCACAACAACTCTGTTGTTCAGTGTGTGGCTACAATCAGAAATGGCATTGTTACTGTAAGGTCTGAAGTATCGACCACAGCTACTCTAACTGTTCGTG CAACAATCATCACTGATGTTCTGACTGCTCCAAACACCATCACCGTGATGTGGAATGCTCTACTTCTCACTAACTACTGTGTGAACATCAACAGGACAACTCTGAACTCAACTCAAACAGCTGTTCTTGATTCTGTGTGTGGATTGGCTAATGAGTACATCTTCACGTACTCCAACCCCATCAGTGTGTGTGACAGATTCTCCTTCACTGTGACTCCTACTGAAGGAGAGATGAGGGGAACAACCAGTGAACCAGTTACTGGGTTCTTTACGAGGGCAGAAG GCAGTGGAGAACGACGTCGTATTCGTGAAAATGGAGGGAATAAGTTAGTTGAGTTTGAGGCCACT ATACCAAGTTGCACAAGGTTCACTCGGTATagtgtgaactctgacctatTGACTCCCTCAATCAGTCGTTCAATCACGGACCCTTTGTTTGATGGCTCACTCAGTTTCTCCCTCCCCACTGACAAGATGATAGAATACAGTGTCACACTGACTGATGAGAATGGAATAGACCTCGTGTTTGGGAACATTTCAATCA GTACATTTGACGTTCAAGACCTGCTAGTGTCTGAATGTCCTGGTGGCGGTGGTATTTGTGTGAGCATTGAGTATGTTGAAGGTACTATCTCTCCCGGAGCTCTCGTCTGTGCAGTTCATATCATTGATGAAATCCTTGATTTTGCTAACGTGAAACTGGTCACCATCCCTCGGAATTCTATCGAGAATTTCACCATTCCTGTTCGTAGCGGAGAATACAAAGTGATTGCTTTTGATCTGGAGAATACCAAGTTACCAAGAATGCCCATCTCTATGGTAGCACTGAGTCTGGACATTATAGTGAATTCGACTGGGGAAG GAACAAGTCCACCACCCAGTGAAGTCGTTAGTGCAACCAACTTATCAAATGGAGATCTTGAGGTGACTTTCTCTGACTCTGCTCGGAATTGTCTAGTTCTGTTTCAACCCATTTTGGACAGAGTACTACGTGTAGTTGATTTTATCAACACATCTGAAAGCTCTACTGTCGTTGTTGTTCGGAAGGACACCTTTGGTGATGGCTATGTGGTGGTGTATTCTTGGAATAGTTCACAGTCCATCTTTGAAGGAGAAGTATCGCTCATTATACAACTGGATCCACCCACCT CTGCTCCCACTACACCTCCAACGTTTGATCCACAAACAGACCCACCTCCTCCTGATATGGAGTCCCTGCCAACATCAGTTATCGCTG CAGCAGCCATAGCTG GTTTGGTGACTCTGCTATTGCTTGTGGTCACCGCTGTTGGAACTGTCGTTGTGATTTTAAGAAAACGGAGACAAAATGAAG TTGAGGTTCCAGAGTCAGATGGAAGAGTGGATTGGTCATCAACATTTCCAGGAATTGAGCAGCCTAACGAAGCTTATGCTCCAGTACTCAAGAAGAACATTGCCTATGAGCAGACAAAGAAACCACGGAGACAGAGGATCGATGACTCACAAGCCCCGGCAACAACAGAGGGACAGTATGAAAGCATTGAGCCAGTTCATGAGTACGAGGATGTGTTGCCTCAGGGAAAAGCAAGTCGTGCAAATTATGTTAACGTTAACTGA